The following proteins are encoded in a genomic region of Caldicoprobacter guelmensis:
- the tnpA gene encoding IS66 family insertion sequence element accessory protein TnpA has translation MTHTERRQQWKARIEAYRASDLSAKEFCKQHNISEKQLYYWLRKESPKEQTDNTVQWLPVSLSGQEDTSGCDFLTVKVGPVVIEVRQGFNEKLLLDVVKVLSTLC, from the coding sequence ATGACGCATACAGAACGTAGGCAGCAATGGAAAGCTAGGATTGAAGCCTACAGAGCCAGCGACTTAAGTGCGAAGGAATTTTGCAAACAGCACAACATAAGCGAAAAACAGCTGTACTATTGGCTAAGAAAAGAATCTCCAAAAGAACAAACTGATAATACAGTGCAATGGTTACCTGTTAGTTTAAGTGGCCAAGAAGACACATCTGGATGCGACTTTTTAACCGTAAAAGTAGGTCCTGTTGTAATTGAGGTAAGACAGGGTTTTAATGAGAAACTGCTGCTGGATGTAGTAAAGGTGTTGAGTACTCTATGTTAG
- the tnpB gene encoding IS66 family insertion sequence element accessory protein TnpB (TnpB, as the term is used for proteins encoded by IS66 family insertion elements, is considered an accessory protein, since TnpC, encoded by a neighboring gene, is a DDE family transposase.), translating to MLGLACTQKVYLACGSTDMRKSIDSLAAIVQQSFALDPFSTALFVFCNKSRDKIKILQWDHNGFWLYYKRLEKGKFDWPKGGTGTAEISIRELRWLLDGLSLEQRSAHKKVIVNTVI from the coding sequence ATGTTAGGGCTGGCTTGTACTCAAAAGGTTTATCTTGCATGCGGGAGTACCGACATGCGGAAATCAATAGATTCCTTGGCAGCTATCGTACAGCAAAGCTTTGCATTGGATCCTTTTTCAACAGCCCTGTTCGTGTTCTGTAACAAGAGTAGGGACAAGATAAAGATATTGCAGTGGGACCACAATGGATTCTGGCTTTACTACAAAAGGTTGGAGAAAGGGAAGTTTGATTGGCCGAAGGGAGGTACTGGTACAGCAGAGATAAGCATAAGGGAACTGAGATGGTTACTGGATGGATTATCGCTAGAGCAGAGAAGTGCTCATAAAAAAGTCATTGTGAATACGGTAATATAA
- a CDS encoding GNAT family N-acetyltransferase has translation MDKTINITAWNDNNILIGCVRILTNGYYFGTIPDIFVAPEYQGHGIGKKLMELAWEASPTSLFFGSQPGNEGFFEKLGFTKSMRSYEKKKRCI, from the coding sequence TTGGACAAGACAATTAATATCACTGCCTGGAATGATAATAATATTTTGATAGGATGTGTTCGGATTTTAACGAATGGTTATTATTTCGGGACAATTCCTGATATATTTGTTGCGCCTGAATATCAGGGACATGGGATCGGAAAGAAGCTTATGGAATTAGCTTGGGAAGCATCTCCCACTTCATTGTTTTTTGGCTCGCAACCAGGGAATGAAGGATTCTTTGAAAAATTAGGTTTTACAAAATCAATGCGGTCATATGAGAAAAAGAAGCGATGTATATAA